A single genomic interval of Coccidioides posadasii str. Silveira chromosome 1, complete sequence harbors:
- a CDS encoding uncharacterized protein (EggNog:ENOG410Q5FN), whose product MPGVPPDALDQLKKGFKKFFLRRKKKNATKEDEQPAPPAENKPAETPTAPATEPTQTSPPPAAPAAAPVAQTPEATTSGAPATEGGAPAPQPAQAPENTTAPTTEPAPTPQPPTQPAATDAPKEAAPKEETPKEETPKDPAPKDPAPEEPVPAEPPTQASAAPTETPSKPAEPTPAPEAKPAETPVATESAATAPAKEEEKPAQPDATPETKAPAESEAPK is encoded by the exons ATGCCAGGAGTTC CCCCCGATGCTCTCGATCAGCTGAAGAAAGGCTTCAAAAAATTCTTCCTGCgcagaaagaagaagaacgcAACCAAGGAAGATGAGCAACCCGCGCCGCCTGCTGAAAACAAGCCGGCTGAGACGCCCACCGCGCCTGCGACCGAACCAACCCAAACCTCACCACCTCCTGCCGCTCCAGCGGCTGCTCCAGTAGCTCAGACCCCCGAGGCTACAACCTCGGGTGCCCCGGCCACCGAAGGCGGTGCTCCCGCTCCACAGCCCGCTCAAGCTCCAGAGAACACCACGGCTCCAACCACTGAACCCGCTCCGACACCGCAGCCGCCCACGCAACCTGCAGCAACCGACGCCCCTAAAGAAGCTGCTCCCAAGGAAGAGACTCCTAAGGAAGAGACTCCTAAGGATCCTGCTCCTAAGGATCCAGCGCCCGAGGAACCGGTCCCCGCGGAACCACCCACACAAG CGTCAGCCGCCCCAACTGAGACTCCCTCTAAGCCCGCGGAGCCCACACCGGCTCCTGAGGCGAAACCTGCTGAAACCCCCGTAGCCACGGAATCCGCAGCAACTGCACCCgccaaagaagaggaaaagccAGCGCAACCCGATGCCACGCCGGAAACAAAAGCACCGGCTGAGAGTGAAGCTCCCAAATAA
- a CDS encoding uncharacterized protein (EggNog:ENOG410PT4G~BUSCO:14552at33183) has protein sequence MFELPNAKRVCREDLKSPSSPRSQSPAASDTAAYATDALRKAYSSLEIFTAPPVTSATTIGTGLEPIDEHEEEEEQEFEFRLFHSAAPSATPHGSTAKRSEGDGQAEGRERVNTRVPAVQKLRIRLRSPTPARTGEGGFLVPFRGWEYYFSDPESVMRVFSGGAQDLKPAFPGSESKNSKRQNIREQFFEVAVTSEEVLAAAQSEIWPGCHLPWRVTHIKLPSSFTTRASAPSATTTPLPTTEPSRSKKKKPGKKRRIVLRKRAAAKAATEETEKEKRTRRNREKKIKRRQREREKKAAMRAENGENQIEARKGMSEPESDSEGSD, from the exons atgttTGAGCTGCCCAATGCAAAGCG TGTTTGCCGTGAAGATCTCAAGTCCCCCTCCTCTCCCCGCTCCCAGTCCCCCGCCGCCAGCGACACAGCCGCCTACGCTACAGACGCACTTCGAAAAGCGTACTCCTCACTCGAGATATTCACGGCACCTCCGGTTACAAGTGCGACGACTATAGGTACAGGTCTAGAGCCTATAGACGAACatgaagaggaggaggagcaggaATTCGAGTTCAGACTCTTTCATTCCGCCGCACCAAGCGCGACGCCGCATGGAAGCACCGCGAAGCGCAGCGAAGGTGACGGCCAAGCTGAAGGCAGAGAGCGTGTGAATACCCGTGTTCCGGCTGTACAAAAGCTCAGGATTAGGCTCCGTTCACCTACCCCGGCCCGTACTGGAGAAGGAGGGTTCCTCGTTCCCTTTCGCGGATGGGagtattacttctctgaTCCGGAATCCGTAATGCGAGTGTTTAGTGGAGGTGCGCAGGACCTTAAGCCCGCATTCCCGGGGTCGGAATCCAAAAATTCAAAGAGGCAGAATATTAGGGAGCAGTTTTTTGAAGTCGCTGTTACCTCGGAGGAAGTGCTGGCAGCTGCGCAATCAGAAATCTGG CCTGGCTGCCATCTTCCCTGGCGCGTAACACATATCAAGCTTCCGTCCTCTTTCACAACTAGAGCCTCAGCTCCCTCCGCCACCACTACGCCACTACCCACAACGGAGCCTTCAAGatccaaaaagaagaaaccaGGCAAGAAGAGGCGGATAGTGCTCCGCAAGCGCGCGGCGGCAAAAGCAGCAACCGAAGAaacagagaaagagaaacgaACGAGACGGAATcgagagaagaaaatcaagcgaAGGCAGAGAGAACGGGAGAAGAAAGCCGCCATGCGTGCTGAAAACGGCGAAAACCAGATCGAGGCGCGCAAAGGGATGAGCGAACCGGAGAGCGATAGCGAGGGCTCGGATTAG
- a CDS encoding uncharacterized protein (EggNog:ENOG410PTKJ~COG:S~BUSCO:15161at33183) has protein sequence MGICASCLGLARRESHDSEASRLLDDDVYQPGYSYGTVQAQRHGPDPEDLKREREALEAICQRTSDSVIDIWAVQSQPLVPPAQGSTATTASSSRLPSNDRANVVSPTLLSKGEDASALAHPTHPQERADRSPSPLPGEIPGMRYVACRDAGLGEATELSAVPRHWGEVVMTNRRGRKKRPGINGTNEDGTTADDFFGALVVK, from the exons ATGGGCATCTGCGCGTCTTGCCTGGGTTTGGCGAGACGGGAAAGTCATGAC TCCGAAGCGTCACGGTTGCTAGATGACGATGTCTATCAGCCGGGCTATAGCTACGGTACAGTTCAGGCACAGCGTCACGGGCCCGATCCGGAAGACCTGAAGCGCGAAAGAGAAGCCTTGGAGGCAATCTGCCAACGCACATCGGA CTCCGTAATTGATATATGGGCCGTCCAGTCGCAACCATTAGTTCCTCCCGCGCAAGGCAGCACAGCTACCACAGCATCCTCCTCCCGCCTCCCCAGCAACGATCGAGCAAATGTGGTCTCTCCGACACTGCTGTCAAAAGGTGAAGACGCTTCGGCACTCGCCCATCCAACACATCCGCAAGAACGCGCAGATCGATCCCCGTCGCCCCTTCCAGGCGAGATTCCGGGAATGAGATATGTCGCATGCCGCGATGCCGGACTGGGAGAGGCCACCGAACTATCCGCCGTACCGAGACACTGGGGAGAAGTCGTCATGACGAatcgaagaggaagaaagaagagaccGGGTATCAACGGGACCAATGAAGATGGCACCACGGCGGACGATTTCTTCGGAGCATTGGTGGTGAAGTAG
- a CDS encoding uncharacterized protein (EggNog:ENOG410PNM6~COG:S), which translates to MPIHNVAIVGADGELGPSVLKALASSGHFNVTVLKRKSSTSNSTYPQSVQTVFISDDFPADELVAALKGIDAVVVTVNGTLADLQKRIADAAVTAGVKHFIPADFGSCDSQDQLTRDLVPLYQRKADVREYLRQLASRHENFSWTGIVCGHFFHAEALRFMHIDIRSRTAEVLDDGETRCSASTLPQVGAAVVKVLEKSGAEEIKNKVIYIQSFCATQMEVVRAFERATGQSWKVVRTDSQSFVKEEKAKADANGIVGSEELVWVLGTLHADWERKEEFVNKFLGLDEEDLDKVVAGFVA; encoded by the coding sequence ATGCCCATTCACAACGTCGCCATTGTCGGAGCAGATGGCGAGCTCGGTCCATCAGTCCTCAAGGCCCTGGCGTCATCAGGACATTTCAACGTCACGGTTCTGAAGCGCAAATCTTCCACTTCAAATTCGACCTATCCACAGTCAGTCCAGACGGTGTTTATCTCAGACGATTTCCCCGCCGATGAGCTTGTCGCAGCGCTCAAAGGTATAGACGCAGTCGTGGTCACCGTCAATGGCACCCTGGCCGATCTCCAGAAGCGTATCGCGGACGCCGCCGTCACGGCTGGCGTGAAGCACTTCATACCGGCCGACTTTGGCAGCTGCGATTCCCAGGACCAGCTGACCCGCGACCTTGTGCCGCTCTACCAGAGAAAGGCGGATGTGCGGGAGTATCTACGGCAGCTGGCATCTCGCCATGAGAATTTCTCCTGGACTGGTATAGTCTGCGGGCATTTCTTCCATGCTGAGGCCCTGAGGTTCATGCATATCGATATAAGATCACGCACAGCGGAAGTATTGGATGACGGAGAGACGCGCTGCTCCGCTAGTACGCTGCCGCAAGTTGGCGCTGCCGTGGTGAAAGTGTTGGAGAAGTCGGGAGCggaagagatcaagaacAAGGTCATTTACATTCAGAGCTTCTGTGCAACGCAGATGGAGGTTGTGAGAGCATTTGAACGGGCGACGGGCCAGTCCTGGAAGGTGGTTCGTACCGACTCTCAATCCTTTGTAAAGGAGGAAAAGGCCAAGGCAGATGCCAATGGGATTGTAGGCTCAGAGGAACTGGTCTGGGTCCTGGGCACATTACACGCAGACtgggagagaaaagaagagttTGTGAATAAATTTTTGGGAttggatgaagaagatttgGATAAGGTTGTTGCCGGATTTGTGGCTTAA
- a CDS encoding uncharacterized protein (EggNog:ENOG410PFPA~COG:D,L~BUSCO:3218at33183), which translates to MATILMPSPQTSISMSNRRPPLADVPNATNSPHRGGLLATKRSRPLNSQADKGLAQPPLKKQILHRDGDPKSPRKFVCQPAETKLFARKNNAQPTAFERKLAAAREKQSSQSMSKPKKNATDSAESIRQWQKHYLKVFPTFVFYFDSVAEEVRHKWAKEITRLGGSDERFFSKYVTHVVTARPIPPDLETPQSFEASTANEARKAGASTDTVNPSLLENSTEVGQSQQGRARPRGALDKRTLDTDGRRELGGGVDILYRARQMNMKIWTLDKLQRFICAIRDHELPYTGHFPRNNATANKTKAESDLSAVLRNEKLHGPSDRDSLVGPKDLVPFKGPYIYIYDYFGKTRPVMIREYPKVARRQDGAWPQFRSAPLGKCPFVEEPQNKNGEKRDKAQQEKAQKPPIKENPVVSKVVKEMAPPPSFEKPVLKLPEDECRRKVAEHIENTRAPIRQGELPRTNLGAGTTPAISFGAYSRGEIAASGIQPSNITSAIRSQMISSTAAMPGAKAGTSKEIHELKRKVLEKNNGILAAGQKSADAANTTSTARAPITRASKAKALENLATIPENRKIRTTDSKTQKTTKGQTSRRRKDPKPGYCENCREKFDDFEDHIVSRQHRKFAMTPANWIDLDSVLEMLEREEKYDPDMDTADYDYH; encoded by the exons ATGGCAACTATATTAATGCCCTCCCCGCAGACTTCCATTTCAATGTCGAACCGACGGCCCCCCTTGGCCGACGTCCCCAATGCCACCAACTCACCTCATCGAGGCGGCCTCCTAGCTACGAAACGATCACGACCACTCAACTCCCAAGCCGATAAAGGCCTTGCTCAACCTCCTCTTAAGAAGCAGATACTCCACCGGGATGGCGATCCCAAATCGCCCCGAAAGTTCGTGTGCCAGCCTGCCGAGACCAAGCTCTTTGCGCGTAAGAATAACGCGCAGCCGACTGCATTTGAGCGGAAATTGGCAGCGGCGAGGGAAAAGCAGAGCAGTCAGTCTATGTCAAAGCCCAAGAAAAACGCGACGGATTCTGCAGAAAGCATACGGCAATGGCAAAAGCACTATCTAAAAGTGTTTCCGACCTTCGTCTTCTATTTCGATAGCGTTGCTGAGGAGGTTCGACACAAATGGGCAAAAGAAATAACGCGTCTTGGAGGG AGCGATGAAAGGTTCTTCTCAAAATATGTAACACACGTTGTCACCGCCCGTCCCATTCCTCCCGACCTTGAGACTCCTCAGTCCTTCGAAGCAAGTACAGCAAACGAGGCCCGCAAAGCGGGTGCTTCTACCGATACTGTTAACCCTTCTCTCCTAGAAAATAGCACAGAAGTCGGCCAGTCACAACAGGGCAGGGCTCGGCCTCGAGGTGCATTAGATAAGCGGACATTGGATACAGATGGTAGGAGAGAACTCGGAGGGGGTGTGGATATCCTGTACCGCGCCCGGCAGATGAATATGAAAATATGGACcctggataaactgcaacgTTTTATTTGCGCTATTCGTGACCACGAACTGCCATACACCGGACATTTTCCTCGCAATAATGCTACGGCAAACAAGACCAAGGCCGAGTCAGATCTATCCGCGGTTTTAAGGAATGAAAAGTTGCACGGGCCCTCTGACCGTGATTCATTAGTCGGGCCAAAGGACCTTGTTCCATTTAAAGGCCCATACATTTACATCTACGACTATTTTGGAAAGACTCGCCCCGTCATGATTCGGGAATACCCCAAAGTTGCAAGGAGGCAGGATGGTGCTTGGCCTCAGTTTCGCAGTGCTCCTTTGGGGAAATGCCCTTTCGTCGAAGAGCCCCAGAACAAAAATGGGGAAAAGCGAGACAAGGCTCAACAAGAAAAGGCGCAGAAACCCCCGATCAAGGAAAACCCCGTTGTCTCTAAGGTAGTTAAAGAGATGGCGCCTCCACCTTCATTTGAAAAGCCGGTTTTGAAGCTTCCAGAGGATGAGTGTCGTCGGAAGGTGGCTGAACATATAGAGAACACAAGGGCGCCAATTAGGCAGGGCGAACTACCTCGCACGAATCTTGGGGCTGGGACGACTCCGGCCATCTCATTCGGAGCGTATTCCCGTGGTGAAATAGCTGCGTCGGGAATCCAGCCCTCTAACATTACATCAGCAATTCGATCCCAAATGATTTCGTCGACCGCCGCGATGCCAGGCGCCAAGGCAGGGACAAGTAAAGAAATCCATGAATTAAAGCGAAAAGTATTAGAGAAAAACAATGGGATCCTAGCGGCAGGTCAGAAATCCGCGGATGCTGCAAATACAACCAGCACCGCCAGAGCTCCAATCACGAGAGCCTCCAAGGCCAAGGCCCTGGAGAACCTTGCCACAATACCAGAAAACAGAAAGATTCGGACAACAGACAGCAAAACTCAGAAAACGACTAAAGGACAAACTTCCAGGCGTAGGAAAGACCCGAAACCAGGGTACTGCGAAAATTGCCGAGAGAAATTCGATGATTTTGAAGAC CATATTGTTTCACGGCAACATAGGAAATTCGCGATGACTCCCGCAAACTGGATCGATTTGGACTCAGTACTGGAGATGCTTGAGCGTGAGGAAAAGTATGACCCGGATATGGACACTGCTGATTATGACTATCATTGA
- the UBC8 gene encoding Ubiquitin-conjugating enzyme E2 8 (BUSCO:398882at4751~EggNog:ENOG410PJRH~COG:O~BUSCO:14641at33183), whose amino-acid sequence MSSPKRRIETDVMKLMSDYEVTLVNDNSKSRSLGPEMQEFYVRFKGPEETPFAGGLWKVHVELPDQYPYKSPSIGFVNRIYHPNIDELSGSVCLDVINQTWSPMYDMINIFEVFLPQLLRYPNPSDPLNGDAAAVLLRDPSKYEAKVREYVAKYASKDAADDAGEDTGEEDEMSSVGSYESGGEEPAGEMDDV is encoded by the exons ATGAGTAGTCCAAAGCGGAGAATTGAGACAGAT GTCATGAA GTTGATGAGTGACTATGAGGTGACGCTCGTCAATGACAATAGTAAGTCTCGGTCACTGGGTCCTGAAAT GCAGGAATTCTACGTCCGCTTTAAAGGTCCGGAAGAGA CACCGTTTGCCGGTGGCCTCTGGAAAGTACATGTGGAGCTCCCGGACCAGTACCCTTACAAGAGCCCGAGCATCGGCTTCGTGAACCGTATCTACCACCCGAATATCGATGAACT GTCCGGATCTGTTTGCCTGGACGTCATCAATCAAACATGGTCGCCGATGTATGACATGATCAACATATTCGAGGTCTTCCTCCCACAATTATTGCGTTATCCAAACCCGTCCGATCCGCTCAACGGAGACGCTGCGGCCGTCTTATTGCGGGACCCCAGCAAATATGAGGCTAAAGTCAGAG AATATGTGGCAAAGTACGCAAGTAAAGATGCCGCTGACGATGCAGGCGAGGATACTGGTGAGGAGGACGAAATGAGCTCAGTCGGAAGCTACGAGTCTGGCGGCGAAGAACCAGCCGGCGAGATGGACGACGTGTGA
- a CDS encoding uncharacterized protein (EggNog:ENOG410PHZX~COG:H~BUSCO:9215at33183) — protein sequence MVLRSPAHVVRSARPALLMARPRATLSMASQVFAPLALRSPTPQQNQRRQSSHSPMGAAPINPRKQVTVKTLQSLYKKNEPITMMTAHDFPSAHVAEAAGMEMILVGDSLAMVALGMADTSEIGLEEMILHCRSVSRAVTTAFTIGDMPMGSYEISPEQALQTAIRLVKEGRVQSVKLEGGSDMAPTIKRITQAGIPVVAHIGLTPQRQNALGGFRVQGKSTAEAIKFFHDALAVQDAGAFMVVLEAVPAEVASIVTKKLKIPTIGIGAGNGCSGQVLVQVDMVGNFPPGRFLPKFVKKYGDVWGESLRAIEQYRNEVKSREYPSKEFTYPSVKEDVEEFQKFVDEHH from the exons ATGGTTCTCCGCTCTCCTGCCCACGTGGTGCGCTCGGCTCGTCCGGCTCTCCTGATGGCTAGGCCTAGAGCAACGCTGTCCATGGCCTCACAAGTGTTTGCTCCCCTTGCGCTGAGGTCTCCGACCCCGCAACAAAATCAGAGGCGCCAGAGCTCCCATTCCCCAATGGGGGCAGCACCTATCAATCCTAGAAAGCAGGTCACCGTCAAGACTCTGCAATCGCTTTACAAGAAGAACGAGCCGATCACCATGATGACCGCCCATGATTTCCCCAGCGCCCATGTTGCGGAGGCGGCGGGCATGGAGATGATTCTTGTTGGCGACAGCCTTGCCATGGTTGCGTTGGGAATGGCGGATACGAGTGAGATCGGCCTGGAGGAGATGATACTGCATTGCCGGAGCGTCTCAAGGGCAGTCACAACAGCGTTCACT ATTGGAGATATGCCCATGGGCTCTTACGAAATATCCCCAGAACAGGCCCTCCAGACAGCCATTCGCCTCGTCAAAGAAGGCAGGGTACAGTCTGTAAAACTGGAAGGCGGATCCGATATGGCACCGACAATCAAGCGAATAACCCAAGCCGGCATTCCCGTCGTCGCCCACATCGGTCTCACCCCACAACGGCAAAATGCTCTGGGTGGCTTTCGCGTTCAGGGTAAATCCACCGCGGAAGCGATCAAATTCTTCCACGATGCGTTGGCTGTCCAGGATGCCGGAGCATTTATGGTAGTTCTCGAAGCCGTTCCTGCCGAGGTTGCGAGCATCGTCACCAAGAAACTGAAGATACCTACAATTGGTATCGGCGCGGGTAATGGTTGCTCGGGCCAAGTGCTCGTGCAGGTGGATATGGTTGGGAACTTCCCCCCAGGGAGATTCCTGCCGAAATTTGTGAAGAAGTATGGCGATGTGTGGGGTGAGAGTCTGAGGGCTATCGAGCAGTACAGGAACGAAGTGAAGAGTCGAGAGTACCCGTCCAAGGAATTTACATATCCTTCCGTGAAGGAAGACGTGGAAGAATTCCAGAAGTTTGTCGATGAGCATCATTGA
- the ATG12 gene encoding Ubiquitin-like protein (EggNog:ENOG410PRAB~COG:O~BUSCO:15334at33183): MSATPPIPSPGSSKPSSPRSASRNLGLNTRQASRPQIGARRDTNNGSESPAATAPIPDEDHGAELPLTMTASVILTGLPKDAHRALADVEVIDAGKVTVRFHPLPSAPILRNRVFKISASQKFETVVRFLRKKLDCSESDSVFCYVNSVFAPGLDESVGGLWRCFKTDDQLIVSYSMTPAFG, translated from the exons ATGTCCGCAACTCCACCAATCCCGTCCCCAGGATCTTCCAAACCTTCCTCCCCGCGGTCCGCCTCCCGCAATCTCGGACTTAACACCAGGCAAGCCAGTCGGCCCCAGATCGGAGCCAGAAGAGATACCAATAATGGCTCAGAGTCACCGGCGGCAACGGCTCCAATTCCCGATGAGGACCACGGCGCAGAACTGCCGTTGACAATGACGGCATCCGTCATTCTCACCGGGCTACCGAAAGATGCGCATCGAGCATTGGCGGATGTGGAAGTGATTGATGCGGGGAAAG TAACCGTCCGTTTCCACCCTCTCCCTTCAGCTCCAATCCTCAGAAACCGGGTATTCAAAATCAGCGCCTCCCAGAAATTCGAAACTGTCGTTCGATTCCTGCGCAAGAAGTTAGATTGCTCGGAATCGGACTCAGTGTTCTGCTATGTCAACAGCGTGTTTGCACCGGGACTGGACGAGAGTGTGGGCGGGCTTTGGAGG TGCTTCAAAACTGATGATCAACTGATTGTTTCTTATTCTATGACCCCAGCATTCGGGTGA
- a CDS encoding uncharacterized protein (EggNog:ENOG410PH1D~COG:E~MEROPS:MER0013463) yields the protein MRKAGQASGRAFTDAMKQSFSSEKDLYAFLEYRFKMSGCDKSAFVPVVAGGQNALSIHYVRNDDILRNGNLVLVDGGGSYGGYISDITRTWPINGKFSPPQRDLYAAVLNVQRKCVGLCHESQNMSLDDIHEYAERGLREELSGLGFNLPRSAIRTLFPHHVGHYIGLDVHDTGDYSRSHGLLKGQCVTIEPGIYIPDDERWPEHFRGIGIRIEDSVCVGDESPLVLTTEAVKEVDDIEALR from the exons ATGAGGAAAGCTGGACAAGCCTCCGGAAGAGCTTTTACAGACGCTATGAAACAATCCTTTTCCAGTGAAAAGGATTTATATGCCTTTTTGGAGTATCGGTTCAAGATGAGTGGATGCGATAAGTCAGCATTCGTTCCTGTTGTCGCGGGGGGTCAG AATGCTCTTAGCATCCATTATGTTCGAAACGATGATATTCTTAG GAACGGCAATCTGGTTTTGGTTGACGGCGGTGGT TCATATGGTGGTTATATATCAGACATCACACGGACGTGGCCGATTAACGGCAAATTTTCTCCTCCTCAGAGGGACCTATACGCTGCGGTGTTGAATGTGCAGCGCAAGTGTGTGGGATTGTGCCACGAATCTCAGAATATGTCACTGGACGATATCCACGAATACGCCGAACGCGGACTCCGGGAGGAACTTTCAGGCCTAGGTTTCAATTTGCCTCGTTCC GCGATTAGAACACTATTCCCTCACCATGTCGGCCACTATATTGGCCTGGATGTTCATGATACGGGTGACTATTCGAGGAGCCATGGGCTTCTGAAGGGACAGTGTGTGACCATTGAACC CGGTATCTATATTCCCGACGATGAAAGGTGGCCAGAACATTTCCGAGGGATTGGGATACGAATTGAAGATAGTGTCTGCGTGGGTGACGAGAGCCCACTGGTCTTGACGACGGAGGCGGTGAAAGAG GTCGACGATATCGAGGCCCTTCGCTAA